Below is a genomic region from Henckelia pumila isolate YLH828 chromosome 3, ASM3356847v2, whole genome shotgun sequence.
AACAATCCCAATTTCCACCGGATGATTTTTCTTGATATGCCGCGTCAAAGTTCCATAACCACcttcttgtttaaatttgtaacattttgaacaatatttgcatttggcttGAAAATCACCGGAGGGAAGCGCCACCTTCTCGAAatgtttggtgaagatatcggatgtcgggcgaggcaccgctcgagtttgtctttgagaggccgccggatcgttcatactttcttgacttGCATGATGACGTGGTGGTTGTTCAtcttgttgtctttgttgcgcctcttgtcgaatttcttgaatttcatcatcggaatattcaagatcaaatccatcgacattgaattgaggatacttgacctcgggtggtatgatgctcttttcctttccttttcctttgtcaccccttacgacttgatcccgctctagacatttgtaattgtataaatatgaaaataaatcaacaattgacaataaaccaataatcgaaacttgatatttttttataattcaaGAGATTAGAAGGAATTGAGAATGGAGAGAAAATTGTGTTAATAAAATGAAAGGGTACttgggggtatttatagataaaaactaattttttttaaaaaaaaccggtTGACCCGACGGGTCCTGCGGGTCGGCCGTGGCCGTTGAATGACCACAAGATTATGGTCATTGGATCATCTGGGCGTCCATGTGGGCGCCAATTGTCCAACCCGCCGTGTTGccgattttttaaataaaaaacaggGATCGAACCGGATATTTGCGGGTCCGGTCCCGGTTTCGGGTTGGACCCGTTGACCTGGTTAACCGGCCCATTAACCACGGGCCGGTTCCGGGTCAAAACCGGCCTTTGGCCAGGTCTAGCTCAAACGAACccctaaaaatataaaattttaaaaaaaccagTTATTTTCCAAgcataatatttaatataatttattttatatttaatttaaattatttaacaatctctttcctctcaatttaAAACTAATGAATTAACCAATTGTTATATAATATAAGTGAACCAAGCGTCCAAGCTGTTTGTGAGCTATTTGAATCTCGATTCGATAAAAGCTCGTTTGAGTTGGTTTAATGTGACTCGTTAagataaacaaatcaagttcgAGCTTTACGatattcggctcgttagctcgaGAACATGTTTATAGTAGGCTCGTGAGTCAGCtgtaaaatgaaaaaataatagttttaatatataaaaatctatTATTAGAATTAAATTACGAATTTTAAtaagaatattatatttttctctaaatataaaatgtaatttgtaataaatctaatgaatatttaaatttataagttATATTTATTAGATTTGTTCAGCTCGATAAAAGCTCAAATAAGTCTgtgagccatgaatatattcgttaaataaagctcgagttcggctcgattATAAACGAACCAAACCCAAACTTCCAAGAGTTCAGCTCAGCTTGACTCTATTACATCCCTACAGGCCCTGACCTTTAATGTAATAAATGTGACAAGTgcctcaaacccaacaaattttggggaaccaaaatctaaaaaaaaaatcattaatatgATAGCCATCTCATTTTAAATAAGCCCATAAATTTGATAAGCCCTCTTTTTTTCCAAAGTCCCAACGGGCAACATCATGCAATCCTTTATTTTTTACCAAGAATACATCCACTATGTTTGGTGGACTGAATTTGGTGGGATTTGGATTTAAAAATACTGTTTTGGTGTTtggcaaaataaaattttaaaactggattggtatttgatgggatttcatgATATTTCATTTAACTAAGTGAAATCCTTACAGAATTGGTCGCATTTCATGAGATTTCATGGGATTtagatttataaaaataataaaattatttctaataataaatttgtaaactttagttataaatttaagttttcctaacatttttttttttttttacaaaatatcacTTTCCTAAAATTTATGCTagtctccaaaaaaaaaaattatgctattaaatttcaatatgtattttaacttttttccAAACACCAAAATGGAATTTGAATTCCATGAATTTAAAATCTAAATACAATTCAAATTCCAAATTCAATTCTAAATTCTATTTTTTAGGCATCCAAACAAACTCATCAGAATTCAGAAGCGAGAATAAAAAACAAACACATAGAGGAGAGCATCGACGCCGATATGGAGGCAATAGTGGAGGGCCGATTCTCTGTGCTTCAAGAATCAAGCGTTCTGGTGGCATTGAACGTGGTCCGGGATATCACCGGATCCGTCGTTCAGTGCTATTGCCCAACCACGGACCACCCATCGCAACAAGCACCACCTAGCATAAAGCCGTGAACTGTGTATGTTTCTCACTATTTCTTTTAATGTATTTGTTGGTGAATCATTAGTCATTAGAGTGCGTATGATTTCAATCACCGTAATGtttacaattattaaatttatttatttattttttaattcataGAAAATCACTTTGTTGATTTCTATGTTCATTGATTGATTGCCCCTTCAATTTTATATTTTGGACGATGTCATTTGGAacatgaatttatattttgtttagaTCTTCTTTGTTTTTTCAGTATTTGCTTATAACATATTGTttttgttaggaatcaatccagAAGAGTTTTGATATTTGAGAATTACCAGACAAACaaacaagaacacaatcccaacgcacacagatcaaagcaccaactcacgcgaaagcaaataaataacacaagtatttacgtggttcggcaaggAATTTGTCTAcatccacgggagagcaacacaaccactttattaatcaccaacagaacaaatCCAAGCTCAATAACCAAAGCTTATTGCAGAGATAGACTAAGATAAACtctcaagctagatacagactcaattcaAGATTTTATACTTGaattcttcccgtcacaatcttcGCTTAGTTTCTCTCTTCCGaaatctctccttcttctcttccaatatattctgaagaatttaattttctgttatgttcattgcggccagcttccatctgcttTTATAGAGAAATAAACCGACTTTTATCTttggctttaggtcaacagcaACTTACGACCCAATTATAtagtcaacatggtccaacccaataagccttcattcatcagtctgatctgtTCTTGTACTTTGATCTGCTTTGATCTGCCTTCAATCTTATAGCTTCTCGGACACTTCATCTGAATTCTAACCAAGTCACAGTACTCGAACAATCGATCTGCACGAACTCATCCGAAGACCCATCTGACCAttacttcgatctgatcccagtattcgATCTAGACTATGAATTCATCTGATCACTGAACTCATTTGATTTGCACTATTTGATCTGATCTCATCTCAATtcttattcaatctgatagaagcatacttcaacaatctccaccttgattctttcaggtTGAATGTAGCTCTCCATCCTAGTCTCCTTGGCTAATTTCCAATCATcgcattaactaagtccaaacatttcttgaacttaTCATACGGCAGTGACTTCGTCATAACATATGCAGGGTTTTCTTCTGATGATATCTTCATAAGGATCACATCTCTTTTTTCAATTATATCTCTGACGAAATGCATcttcacatctatgtgtttcgatcgtttatgatagacttggtgttttgtcaagtgtattgcactttgattgtcaaagtgtactacaacttgatcttgttttacaCCAAGCTCCGCTATCATCCCTTTTAACCACAATCCTTCTTTTATGGCCTCAGTAACAGCTATGAATTAtgcctcagtggtagaaagGGCAACCACTGACTGTAAATTTGACTTCCAGGTGATTTTTGTGccataaaaggtgaacacatatccagtcaATGACTTTCTCGTGTCTAAGTTCCCAACAAAATCTAAATCCACACATCCAACTACCGGATCAATTCCATCTTGTTGTTTTCAAACTTCAACCCCAACCCAgttgtgtttatgagatatcggAGAATCCATTTCAGAGCTTCCCAATGATATGTTCCCGGATTATCCATAAATCTTGACACTACACTGATTGCTTATGCCAGATCAGACCTactacacaccattccatatatgagactccccactccactagcatatggaataccagtcatcttcatcttgtcCTCCCCACTTTTAGGTGACTGATTcgcagatagcttcaaatgcTGTCCCATATGGGTCAAGACAGATTTTTCTTGATTCATGTTATACCTCAGAACAACCTTCTTCAAGTAGTTCTTCTGACTCAGATGAATCTCCTGTCTTTTTCTGTTTCTCATTATGTCCATGCCCAAAATCTTCTTCGCTTCTcccagatctttcatctcaaattctgagttgagctgttgtttcaaggatgatatctctgtcctacttttacttgcaatcaatatatcatcaactTAAATCAGTAGATACAAGATAACCCGCCCTTCTCCTTCTTCAGATAGACACATCTGTCATATTGGCTTCTCAGAAAGCCAATACCAATaatgaactcatcaaacctcaTGTTCCACTGTCTCGGACTCTGCTTcagcccatacaatgattttctcaGTAAGCAGACCTTGTTCTGtgttttctgatgtatgaagcccttaggttgttccatataaatggtttcttccaggtcaccgtgtagaaacgcagttttcacatccatctgctcaaGCTCCAAATCGAGCTGGTTCACCAGTGCTAACATAATCCAAATGGAACAATGTTTTACCACTGGAGAATATACCTCATTAAAATCTATCCCTTCTACTTGACCAAAACCCTTTGCAAACAATCTTgctttatacttgatctgatctgtaccaggagttccttatttctgtttatagatccacttgcatcccaatgttttctgatgcttcggtctgtctactagtgtccaggtttgattcttttcaagtgagttcatctcttcattcatagcttcCATCCACTTGTTTTTATGTTTACTcgccatagcttcatcataaTTATTCGGCTCTGAATACTCCACCTCCTCAGATACTGTAAGTGCATACCAAGCCAGATCAGCTTCAACAAACCTCTTAGGAGCTCTGATCTCCCTTCTGgttctgtagtagcccgaaccctaattgagtaattaaaggattaatgctaattaattcaattaggcatcggacggatcggaagctccgaagggacgatcggaagctccgatcgggatcggaagctccgatgaggatcggaggcaccgatgatattacgtcatccatgacgtgtggcgggatcggaagctccgatcaggaccggaggctccgatcacccctatccggagtcaacaagtgatattttgacacgtggcagatcaggatcttcggaagctccgatggcaggatcgaacgttccgatcgaggttcggacgttccgatcgaggatcggaggctccgatcgttgtctataaatagaaggccgagacttcatttctccttgccaattccggattttctctctatttctagtcatattcgagctgttctagtcttcttaggcttggtccggaggtcggagaggcgttcgatagtcgtagcggagttgtgcccaagttctggaggcatcgacatcaaagggctaacgacggacgaaggtatagcttttgcttcctataaatatttaggagtatgcaatagcttagttaaggcttttagagcactgtaatgatagtagtatcattttgctgtgtaggcggactttaggcttgggcttagagctggtagtgcctacctggtatttgaggtacgaaagtactgttcgagataccctgactgagtatgcatgtattatgtgactgcatgatttatatgccatgatattatgctgcattcatttgcatcttgctgtatctccttcgagatgtctgttagtagggttgtaccctatcctgttagtggatggacttccatcgatttgggtccggtgtttccacggttatctcggtatgggagccacctcctgaagcgacggcacagcgtgctacataccagggcccggtctgtctctgttatctgatccttgacctcgagtctatagggagttcactttgcatgcatgtatactcatactctcgcactgagcattttatgctcacgtctcgtactctgtatttttctggacaccctattccatggggcaggtttgcgattggacgaggagggtggatccaggaggggctagtcagtggttggccagctggagcttcgtctaggctttattactgttgtttgggtttatacagctattcggtttggttgtatattattggataattacagattcctttacttgggattgtattttgttattgatttccgcagttttattctgatatctgttttattaagttaattgcatgcctaagttctgtttagtaggtgatccgggtaagggtcactacaggttcTGTCCCTTGCAAGATTATAACTAATCAAATCTTTGGTTTGATCTCTTGCTGTCACATTATCATCTTGCATCTCATCTGACCCTTCATCTGGCAAAGAAGACTCCACCTCAATCGGTAGTTTATCATTCACACTAATCTGACTGTCCTTTCTatctgtattcattttatatctCAGTTTGAattcatcaaacttcacatccctggtgttgaagcactttggacctcttgactccaggttccaaaccttataacccttcacaccattcggatacccaatgaatatacatctgactgtccttgcttccaacttgttCTGTTTCAGATGAGCATATGTTAGACATCCGAATACCCTCAAGTTTGAATAGTCTGCAGGTGTTCCACTCCACTTTTCCATTGGTGTCTTGAAACCAATCACACTGGATGGACATCTATTGACCAAATAGCACACAATAGATAATGCTTCTCTCCAGAAGGACTTAGGAAGagaagcattgatcaacatacatctgaccctttccaaaagagttctgttcattctctctGCCAGGTCATTCTGCTGTGGTGTTCCTACCACTGTTCTGTGTATGGTAATGGCGTTCTCCTTACATAACTTCacaaacttatctgataagtattccagcccattatctgttctcaggtgtttaagtcttcgatcactcttgttctcaaCTGCCAGCAGCCATTCTTTGAACTTGTCATAAgcttcatccttagtctttaagatgaatatccatactctccttgagtaataatctatcaaagacatgaagtaCCTGTCTCCACCATGAGTTTCTGtccgagaaggaccccatatatctgaatgaatgtaggccaatggttgctcagttgtgtgacttccttgaccaaacgaTACTTTTTTTGATTTTCCAAGAGCACAACTATCACACAACTCCAGTGATTCGATCTTATCTCCACCTAACAAACCCTGTTTAGACAGCTcatgtaatcccttctcacttacatgtccaagcctAAGATGCCATAGCTTGGTTATGTCTTGTTGTTCCTGAATACTTGCTGTACTTTCAATAATCGTTTCACCTTGTAGTACATATAGGAGGTTCTTTTTGACAGCCTTCATAAAAACCAGAGATCCTTTTGACACTGAGATACTTCCTGCTCCTGATTTAAATGAATATCCCTGAGCATCAAGTAttcccaatgatatcaagtttTTCTTCAACTCGGGCACATACCTAACCTTAGTGAGTACTCTGtcaatcccatcatgcatccttattctgatatttccagagccctttatcctgcatgattgattatttcccaacagtaccatgccctgatctgattcttccaaattttcaaaccaagatcttatgGGATACATGTGAAAGGAGCATCCTGAATCTAGTATCCATTCGTGGTTTTGATCACCTTTAgaaaccaccaatacttctgctgagtcatatccatctgAAGCTATGGCCAGAGTACCATCTTCCTTGGGTTTTTTTTATTGCTTCACTTTTCTTTCTGGACAATCTCTTCTTAGATGCCCAACCTTTTGACATGCATAACACTTCATATTACCCAAATTTCTGTTCTGgtatcttccttgactcttcgatctggATTTTGGCCTGTATTTCCCATTGGGTGTCCTCCTATCACTCCCGCCCCTCACCGTAAGaccttctccatgtgattcagtgtttatgtttgactttctctgaagttccttggattgaataACAGACATAAATTCTTCCAAGGTTATTGTCTGTTCTCTTCCATAAAGCAAAGCATAtctgaaattttcatatgcttttggaagagcattcagaagtatcaaagcccgatcttcatcctcaagctttacttcaatattctccaagtcatccaatatcttggtgaattcttcGATCTGGTCTTCAAGGTTCTTCTCATCCTTTATCACAAAGGAATACAACCTCTGTTTCATGTACAGACGGTTAGCCAGTGATTTCATCATGTataaatttttgagtttaagccACACCGCCGCTTCAGATTCTTCTCTGGCCACCTCCCGAAGAGGTCTATCACCCAGATAAAGAATAATTGCACTGTGTGCTTTCTTGAGcaattcatccttgttctttatctcatcggacatctcctccttcttcttaagagcttccaccaatccttgttgtatcaggattgcccgcatcttaattctccagagcgagaaatcgctcttgcccgtaaacttctcaatatcgAACTTCATTGATGCCACTATCTTTGCTTAGTtttccacagacggcgccacttgttaggaatcaatccagAAGAGTTTTGATGTTTGAGAATTACCAGAAAAACaaacaagaacacaatcccaacgcacacagatcaaagcaccaactcacgcgaaagcaaataaataacacaagtatttacgtggttcggcaaggaatttgcctacgtccacgggatAGCAGCACAAccactttattaatcaccaacaaaaCAAATCCAAGCTCAATAACCaaagcttattacagagatagTTCAAGATTTTATACTTGaattcttcccgtcacaatcttcTCTTAGTTTCTCTCTTCCAAAATCTCCCATTCTTCTCTtccaatatattctgaagaatttgattttctgttatgttcattgCGGCCAGCTTCCATATGCTTTTATAGAGAAATaaaccgactttcatcttgggctttaggtcaacagcaacttacggcccaattataaagtcaacatggtccaatcCGATAAGCCTTCATccatcagtctgatctgctcttgtacttcGATCTGCTTTGATCTACCTTCAAGCTTATAGCTTCTCGGACACTTCATCTAACTTTTAACCAAGTCACAGTACTCGAGCAAtcgatctgcatgaactcatccgaagactcatctgaccattacttcgatctgatcccagtattcgatctggaccatgaattcatctgatcactgaactcatcttaTTTGCACTATTTGAtctgatctcttctctattcttattcaatctgataaaagcatacttcaacagtttttgataatttattttttctaaattttatttctaaaattCATATACAAAAACTATTATTTCTATATGAATATTAAGCTTTGAGGGCACCATTTTTGATGCTCGCCTCAGACCTCAAAATCTCAGGTTCGGCACTGCATCCCTACCAATATTAATTGCTAGCATTAACCACACGGGTAAGatcattttaatttgttttaaagCAAGATTTCAACTAAATAACTACTAATTGATTTTATGAAACTTTATTTAGGAAGTTTTTGCAAAAGATTATGCTTTTGTAgaaatgattaaatttatagattaaaaaaaagttaagaaaaatcaaaagttggtggtttttgaaaacaaatgtgaaaatctaaaaatcaaagttgggtagtgtttgataaataagtgattagagtgattttaacattGATCTTTTTATTAGAAtaacttttggagaatcataatcaacatgtaactagcttttggatttcaattaagttaagtatAGGCTAGCACATATTTGAGTATaaagaaacacacaaaagtgatttttttaagccaaaatctAAGCATAACTTTTTTGCTAGTGATCgcaaacattttttaaaataacaataattttttttatcatataatttttatggatcaaacttaaattttttttaatttttttttcctaaaacAAGAAAAATGAAGGTGAGCAGGACTTTGGTCGAACTATTTAAATCCAGTAAAATtcagaaattaaattttattttctcaaaagaacatttttttaacacgtcaaaaaaaaaaaagatttttatCGCAAAATTTCAGAGTTATTTTTGTATTGTTCATTAAAATCTCGGGCGATCGATTCTGTGGAGCTGTAACGCGTTTCATTCATGTGGGCGATCGGCCACAGACAGATGAAATGCAGCAAACAATAATGGAGGATGCCACTTTGTACCGGCATCTGCACAAGTTGGTGGGCTTGAAGTCTGCGGAAGAGCTTGAAAACTTGCTCGAAATGCTATGGCAGACCCGCAAAACTGGTCTTTCCGCTCCACAAAAGTCTTCCCTCCAGTCCCTTCTCAGACTACCCATTCTCACCGACCTCGATCCCGTGAGTAATTATTGCTCCCTTCGCGGTAAatcttgtgtttttttttttttttttttttttttttttaccggtTTTCACTTGCTACTATACATAATTTATTACTGTTTTTTAGactaaaaaaaatccaaatcaaTCACTAAAAAAGTATGGAAGAGTATGGCAAACCAAGAAACTTTAAGTGAGATGAAAAAAAGGTGGTTACTTTAAAGGGCTTTCCCTTAAAATATAGCTGGTATGTTATACCTTGTGTTCCATCCAAGATTACATCTGTTAACCCGGAGTTTGAGATTTTGTTTGAAACTACATGGTTTGAACAAAGTGTAATGTGATCATGTTTTCGGTTTGATTCTctgttgtatgcatgttcttTACTGGCCTCGCGCACGAACTAAAGTCAAAGATATCTCACTTAGTACAAGCTAAACTTAGTACAGTTTTAGCGGCACCATATAGGACAAAaatttgcttgaataggtatcTTGTGATAGGTGTAGACGTGAAAGTAGTACTTTtgaaataaaaactaatattcTTTTTATGAACTGGGTTGGGTTTAGAAATCTGTTTAATCAGAACCATGAGACAAACTCATAGGAATTTTTATGTAATTGTAAATAATTACCTGGCATGCTTTGCATGCATTGTCTTGAATAGTTTGTCCTGTCCGTCCAATCCACTCATTACAGAGTAGATCTCTACTTCATTAAGGGTTAGCTGAGACTGTTCAATTTGTGATGTTAGTGTTCTTGTAGATTCTGAATCTCTGATTAAATTTTGACATGCATTTAGGTGTTGATTATAGGTGCTGGCATGCCTTCGTTCTCTTCTTATGAAGTATTTGAACGAGAGTTTTGGTGGTAATTACATCTTGAAGCTGCTTCCACCTGATATGACACTGGAAATGCAAAGCATTCTGCTTGTAACATTGCAGAAACATCAGAGTCAGTGGAAGGAAGAGCTGTCCCAAGAAGAGGTAATTAATCTTTCTTCTTGATTTCAAAGAATACGGTATCCTGTCTATGCTAATGAATTGTAGAAATTTCTTTGACGCATGTGATTTTTGCAAACATATTATGAGAGATGATGTGCTGCACATATTTTTGTTATCATCTTTGATTGTAAGAGTTTTATGCTTCTCTGGCAGCGTTTATTCGGAAAGACCAGATTCTCATATCAGCTCAATGCTGGCCTTCCGATGCCCTCCCCATCGTTTTCCTTTACCGAGGTTTCTGGGTCATTATTGCCACGACAATATCCTATTACTCAATTCAGCAGTCATAATTTTGGAGGCCATAATTCGATTGCTGCTGAAAGAAACGTGTTAAGTTTTCCGTCGATGTTAACTCTTCAGAACGACGCGTTCCCAGGTGACACTGTGGTATGCTATTTTATCCcttatgaaataaaattatctTCCCACCCTTTACCACCTTTTTGTCGATTCATCGAGATGTTTTGACATTTATTCATGCTGCCTCTGTAATCTGGTCTGTTGTCCATTAGTGTATAATATTAAAGTAACATGCTTATTTCTGTCTTATGTTGTTTTCTGATCATTCACTGAATTTCCACTCCAGAATCCACGGAAATGATCAACTTTAATAAAAGTTTTCTTTCTTCTGGAGAAAGCTATGCTGCTAACTTGTGTTGATGTATAAACTTGTTGCAGGGAACTTTTCCCCAACTAAAGTCCGTGACATGGACTGTAGAGAATAAGAATGCGGTGCCAGAGAGCCGAGTGGCTATTATTACGCTTAAGGTATTCGAATTTAAGAAACTTCTACGATTGTGCTCCATTCGATCGACCGAGACATCCAGAGTGTGAAAACTGATTTCAGCTAGTTGCATAAAATTTGGAATGTAAACAAAATATATGGGAAGAAAGAATAAGTGAATAATGAGTAGCCTAATGGGTGCATCAATGAATATGAAATTACACGACAATTGGAA
It encodes:
- the LOC140892709 gene encoding uncharacterized protein isoform X1, with amino-acid sequence MQQTIMEDATLYRHLHKLVGLKSAEELENLLEMLWQTRKTGLSAPQKSSLQSLLRLPILTDLDPVLACLRSLLMKYLNESFGGNYILKLLPPDMTLEMQSILLVTLQKHQSQWKEELSQEERLFGKTRFSYQLNAGLPMPSPSFSFTEVSGSLLPRQYPITQFSSHNFGGHNSIAAERNVLSFPSMLTLQNDAFPGDTVGTFPQLKSVTWTVENKNAVPESRVAIITLKLQDCNKSPPTDTEVKFQLTKDTLEAVLRSLTYINEQLSRFEGLSSSLQKKQRR
- the LOC140892709 gene encoding uncharacterized protein isoform X2, with protein sequence MQQTIMEDATLYRHLHKLVGLKSAEELENLLEMLWQTRKTGLSAPQKSSLQSLLRLPILTDLDPVLACLRSLLMKYLNESFGGNYILKLLPPDMTLEMQSILLVTLQKHQSQWKEELSQEERLFGKTRFSYQLNAGLPMPSPSFSFTEVSGSLLPRQYPITQFSSHNFGGHNSIAAERNVLSFPSMLTLQNDAFPGDTVLQDCNKSPPTDTEVKFQLTKDTLEAVLRSLTYINEQLSRFEGLSSSLQKKQRR